A window of Phaseolus vulgaris cultivar G19833 chromosome 4, P. vulgaris v2.0, whole genome shotgun sequence genomic DNA:
TGTACTGAAAGACAGGAAGAGCATCAATGAAAGCTTGATCCAAGCCAGAGTCGTGGAGATGGAAGAGCTGCTGCAGCTGCCTCTGGAGAGCATCAGATGTGGAGATTTCTGGGTGTCTGTTGGATTGAGCAGATGCAGAAGAAGATGGGTGCTTTATGAGAAATCTAACAAGCAGGTGGAGGAGGCCAGAGATGAAAAACAGAACAGCAAGAACCACTATGATGAAGAGAACAGCAGGACTAATTCTAGTGCCagatgttgttgttgttgttgaagGTGACTCTTTGTGGAAAGCAGCACCAGGAGGGTAAGGaggtgaagaagatgaagacaAAAGGGGTGGTGAGTAGCTCAAGTAACCATCTTTCTGCTGGATTTGATGCTTAACCCATGCCATCTTCAAATGGGTATGGTCCAAAACCAACAACCTAGGATACATGCTTTCTGACATCTCATCTCATCTCAGATCACAAAGATCTTCCTCACCCAACACAACCATAGTCACATCTTTACACCTTAAACACTTCAAATGTTTTAGTTCACACTCAACCTTGGACACAAACATACAAAGAAGTGAAGAACATGCATCTAGAAGTGCACTCTCACATACAAAACAGTGATGAACCAACAATCTTCTTCCCTCTATTGTGTTTTTCACACGATGTGTTGAACTCAACTCGCATAAGGGGTGGTGGTtcacttcactttttcaccttTGGTTGGTTCTTGTGATGTTTTGAAGGtagaagaagagagaaaaaagtgaaaaatgaaGGTGTTTGTTAATGGCTGTTTCTGTGTTGTGTTGTGATCCAAATTGGACAAATTGGTGTGTGGTGAGAGAAAGTAAGAATCCAAAGAGTGAAAGTGGCAGCAGTTCCCGAAGTGCGAGGTAAAGGATCATAGATTGAAACACGCAAATTCTAATCCCACTGCCCAAATTAGCGCGTGCAATTCACTCACCACCGTACCAATTAAAAATCAGTATCATAATTATTAAATCCGTATTTGGGTTCGCATTTCAACTATTGAATAATTTAagcaaactaaaaaaaatattgtatttcaaaattagataaaaaatagataatttttttaaaaaaaattattaaaacttaatttcaaaaattttggaGGGACAAAATACTTGCTTTGCTAAGATTGGATTTACGAGTTTAAGGATTGTGCACTAAAATCTTTTATAATATCAATcaacaagaaaaattattactttaattttaagatagctattataattttttcccAATTTAACTTACCAAATATGATATTAGATGATAAAATAacaatgtaaaattattttacactctctgtatctaaaataaaataaattaaattttcagtGAAAGTTATagtaaatacaattttttaaattacttttgtaaaaattaataatCCTACCTTTATATACATAGTTATGATTAGATCATAATACCACAAACATTTGTCTTATTCGTGCATCAACGAAATCAATAAACAAGAAATGAGTTTACCATAAAGGAAACAGGGTTGAGttttttttgttacttttagaatgtAGATTTGGGATTAATCTAATTtgattgtttaatttatttactgtttaatttatttactagtttatttaaattttatgttttacgCAAACAATAAttatgttaaattaaaataaaaactataattactTAGgttaattaacaaaaaaatgagATATAATGAAAATCTTAAAGAGGTATAATGGATATATACTTATGATtcctaatataaattattttgatcgAAAATGGAGCTGAAATGTTTCGATGGAGaatacattattttttcataaacttaGTTTTACTTACTCATTTTatcataaagaaaaaaagtaaggtctatctaattatttttttttgttttttttaataatcttttCAAAGGTTCAAAGATCTTGTATATTCACTAGTTTCACATTGTTTAGAAGTTGAGGTAAGGACAATCTAAATATATCTTTCTCTCTTAATCATTCGATACttcttttaaggacaaaaccatGACGAAACTCTGAACTCTAAAGCAGACAACACCTTGGATGTGGTGATTATCTCAACGGACTTGAAGTCAGAACATAGACGTCATCTGTAGGAATCGAAAAGAGATTTCAAAGACAAATCCTTATTACGTAGGAAAAAAAGTGATTCCAAAAAAGAACATGTGTTCCCTTAATCCTCGAATTAGAGGAATACGTTCTCCTTTAACCTTAAAATGAGAGCTTATTCTGATGTGTTCAATCAATTGAGACACTCCTTAAATACAACAATTAACCATAATGATATTATCTAAACATACTTGAGGTTGAAATTTACatgatttaattaatttatcaaattttcatttaaaatataaaacaaattcaTTTCAACAATGGTGAATTCCTCTTATGCAATATATACAACACAAAATTTAAGAAATCAAATCTACCAAATGACTAAATGTAAGGACGGAGCATATATATAGAACCTCaatctaatttttttagaaaaaagttTAAACATCTTTATACAACTCTATAACTTgtgtaattttataaatttttgttttgtaattcttttgaTATTATTCATTacttttcttatattttcttttttatcaaaGGAGACTTGATGAGTCCACCGTAAATGTAAAAGTGATCAAaacattgtaatttttttaaaaaaatctgaatATTTACTATTAATTTTCttgccaaaaaaaaaacattgatttAGATTTCAATCTCTTCTAAATCTAATCCAATCCAACTCTTACCTATCTCTATCTAAATAAAAAGGTTCAGAAGatatataaataacaaaataaaaccaCATAAATGTGTGAGAACAAAAATCCAtacaaaaacatttatttatatatatataaacaaggATGAATGTAGGGAAACTTTGTCATTACtataattttataatcttttaGGAGAGGCTTGTTAATTACTATAAGGGTTTCTTAGTGGAGAAGGaataaaataacttttcttgattatatatataacctTTAATACTTTCATGTTCTTCTTTTGGTTTAATAGTTACTTCCTTTAGTTTCTGACGTTGAAGTTATAGGTAAAAAATCTCACTCTAAGTtgaattatatttctaattattgaCTTTAACAAAATCTCAAAAGTGACAAGGTGGTTAACTTCATACAAACAAAATCTGTGTTCTGAATTTGATTCATATTAATGGTCCTTTTCATTATTAGGTTACATGTTATTATCATGCAAATTGAAATTGAGATGCTGCACTTATTTGCCTAGGCAAGAGAGCAAAAGATAATGAATTTCAATTACATATTTTGATTAAGTCCACAACTTCATACtagaatatttttcattttcatgtaCATGGAAATTATTTGACTTAGTTTTCAGTATAATAATCGtaataagaaaaaatagtaCACATTATAGAGAAATTCTCTTCTTAATCTTAGTTTCAAGAAAAATATTAGACTAATGTAAGGAGTTTATTCAtaacttaatcttataaaattcactttgtaaGATAAGATTTACattccacttatatattatgatttgACTATATACTATGAATAATATTTTgctctaaaataaaaattcaatctAAGTATAGGTAAATCTTCTATGAAATATTTGGATGCTTTGTAATATGTGGAATTCTCGTCTTAACTAatttgagaaatcagatttagggtttttcacatttttcgtgaagggaatgcatgtGTTGATAAGCTTGCTAACTTAGACTTTATTCATAGAGAgtattttcattggtataatatgCTTACATCTAATCTTTTCTTAGAGTTTTTTTAATAGGTATAGATTACCTATGTaccgtttttgttaatatatgagttttggttcagTCCCCCATGTTttcttgtatttcttttttttttaataatatttttttcatgtgatgacataTGATTGCTGTTTTTTGAGGTATCAACGTATCTGAGATGTCAAATTTCATACTGATACCTAACATGAgagcttttataaaaatatatcttctatgaaatataaaatataatgaattataataaaaatcttCTATGAAATATAATAGGGATAAAGAATCTTTTGTTAAATATAGAAGTAACTAAGAACATGTTTGATTATTGTTTTTTTCCTCTCTAACTTCTACTtaaaatcaacatttttttGGAAAGTTTCTACTCATGATGTTGGTTACAAGAAACGGGTTATTTGGACATGCAtatagattgaaaaaaaaaagtgcttCTTAGAAATCTTAAAAAGTTGGGTTAAGACTTTTGAGGCAATCACAGATGTTGATATTGAACCACTATCATTAAATAGGAGGAGAATTCTTAGTGTGTGGAATAAGGATTTTAAGCAACATGGTCCACCAATGCCTTAAGTTTCCCTCCACTAAGTCCTCCCATCTTACCTAAATTCCACAAGCAAGTAAATAATCATGGTTGGGGTCACTATCTATGTTTCTTGCACAATCAAACTAAGAATAAAGCAATGCTAAAAAAGTGGTTTCttctatttattaattataagatgatttttttaatatatatatatatatatattaagttatataaatttaaattcatgtaaattatataaatttaaataaatttaaattatatctattttttaataaaactatcCCTAATATATTATCTAAACagcaaattttttttattaattaaaccCTGATTTGCAAGAATATCCACACattttctttgaaaataaattaatgattTGGAATATGTCCTCAATGAAAATGTATGTGCATAGTTTAGAAACATACACTTGATGGGTCACTTATGCCTGGATCGGGCCACAAGCTAATAGAAAGCCCATTTTCTTCCCTGCACAGGGGCAATTGCTTTCTGCACCCAATATTTTTGAACTACACTCAATGGTGCAATTTTGAAAGTCTTACGTAGTTTTCAAATAAGAAAAAGGTGTGGATCAAAACATTTTGAATTTAGTATTTTGGAATACTTCTGGATTTGTATTTCTATTAACACTTTTCTCAATTCTTCAAATAGATTTGTGTTCTTATACTTTGGAAAGCATTAAAATAAACACTCCAAAATGTGACAGACAAATTTTGAACGTGAAATTTATTAAAACGTATGTCCATTATTCACGTTatcataaaatttcattaaaaatatttttaattttaattttttttacataaataattttttttataaaaaatatattatagattACATAGTTTGTCAATTTAGCTCATTTATATAGTAAGtcagtttaaattattttatatttatttcatttagtTACGACGTTaaataaaaccttttttttattaaaaattgtttaatatgataaatgtatgataaaataataactgattatgttaatatatatatatatatatatatatgtaaactatgtagttataatatttttagaaaaaaataatgtattagTGAGAATAATAgtaacaaattcaaatttcaacattaaacttttttattatctaatctttctttcataaaagaaaaaaaaatcttatatttagaaatataaacgatatatatatatagtgattctatatattttaaaaaaataatataaattatagttGTTGCATAAAAcaattagtatatatatatatatatatagttacaaaatacagttaaaaaattagaattagaatattaaacgtgtattatttatacattatttatttttaattaagaataaaataagaataatttcTATCTTCTATATATCTTTCATCTTCCATCTTGTATCTTCCCAATCATAATCTATTTTGATAGGAATCAAGAACATTCCAGAATCCAAAAGCTTTATATATACATTCCAGAATCCAAATCATAATCTATTTTCATCGCAATCAAGAACAGTGAGAAAACAAACACAGAAACTTCTGAAAACATAGCAGAAAAATAATCAATGGCTAACTCCACCACTCTTGTGATTCTCTCGATCTTCTTGTCTCTGTTCATCAGCCACTACGGCTGCTGCATGCCACGCTACAGATTCACGCCATGGAGCACCTTCCGTCACGCCATCTTCCCCTCACGCGACACGCCCGCGCACGTCGTCCACGTGCCCTTCGATGCGCCTTCCGTGGGCAACACGTTCGCCGCCATGGTGCGCGCGGACTGGAGGGAGACGGGTGCGGCGCTCGTCATGGTGCTCGACATTCCCGGCGTGAAGCGCTCCGATGTGAGGGTGGAGATGGAGGAGAACCGCGTGATGAGGATCAGCGGGGAGAGGagggaggaggaggaagaggagggCGAGAAGTGGCACATGGCGGAGAGGACCAACGGGATCTTCTCCAGACGGTTCAGGATGCCGGCGAATGCTGACCTGGAGAAGGTCACGGCGACGGTGGAAGACGGAGTTCTCAGGGTCACGGTGGCGAAGAAGGTGGCGGAGAAGAGGACATAGCCTACGGTTATTGATATTTAGGAATGAGATTCTTCTAGAAAgaaagttaatattaattaattttttgtaatttgtaattgtttcgtttatttatatttaatttttaatttgtttttcttattctagtttttattaacttttattttatattatattacttaGAATGAAAATGAGTGTATATAGTCAGACTTCTTACTTTAATCTaaataaggaaaataaaatgaaaaaaatattctttctcattttatctttctttttctctttgattCATctgataatattattattgaattgTGATTTGAATACGTCTTCTGAATCTTAGAAGTACATGAAAACCTTAACCAGATTATTAGTTTAgattgaaactttttttttttactattattgtAAGGTTTATTTTGCGAATTATGCATTAATACATCATGCATATTTTTCACTAACATTCTATTTGAGActcagaaattaaaataataaaaagattgaaatctgtattttgattttaataaaaattgaaatagaaCAACAATGTGAATCTAGACAATTATTTTTTGGAGATTATTGATTCCTATAAAAACCATCTAAACTTAGAAGTATTtttttcagtcaaatctaaggatcaaaattatgataaaataaacattaaaaataaaatgataatatcaatcatcaatcaagaaaaaatattatatttaaatatcacctaaaatacataagagtttgaacaaattacccATAATTCCAAAAGGTAGAATTAGTCATTCATGTTGGTCATTACAATCATGGAAAGTAAGAAAATAGGTGCAGTCAGAAGGAACGGTTGAATTGTGTTTTGAAAACTTTTGGAAGTTTTTCGCAAGTATTGTCTGCATAAGTGAAATCAGACGAAGATTTCCCCAAATTGAGTTCTAGAACTTCGTGTTCTTAAGTTAGAACATTAATTATAACATGCAATGCAACAAGATAAAGAAAGGAAGAAATTACTAAAGATGTTTTTATAATTGTTCATCTGATAGCACAAATTACGTTCAGTTCTCAAACAACTATTTGAGTTCCACCAATATACTAACATTGTAAGATACAAGAGTGTTCTTCCAGCTTGTATTCACTCCTGGCTCCGTATGAGtgcttttttataataattaagtcACTCATGACTAATACAAGTATTGTTGTTAATAAGTCACTCCTAGCTAACACGAGTATTGTTTTACAACAAACCACACTAACTAACACGAGTATTGTATGACAACAAACCACACTAACTAACATGACTATTGTTTAACAACAAGTACCTTTTGGCTAAGATAATGAAATTATTTGAGTTGTCATCGAAAGATCACAAGGGTTGCTCACTAGAGAGGTTGTGTCTTTCAATGTTTACAAGGTTAAACACTCTCTTCTagttttctaaagaaaataCAACAATGttcttacaaaattattttaggaTATAAAAAGTTTTTGGCTTATCACTTTTGCAAATCGAACTCTTCTACTCTCCTTTTTAAAGTAAGGGGAGTAGAAAAAGTACAAGATAGATTATATTGAGAAGGAGAGGAAAGAAATGGTCAAAATTGTCATTTCAAAAGAGAATATGTTGAAGTTGTGGTTTGTACTTGGTtatgcaaacaaaattttgtGGAGAGCATATTCCTTCTTTTTAGCAAATACAAAAACCAATAAATTAAAGGAATGCTAAGAAAGAAAATGTGAGGTTTATATACTTTGCAttagatataaataatataatgtaaTAACTATTATATTCATGCCAATAAGTTAAAAGAAGTACAAACCCCAGTTGGAACTAAGGAACTATAAAAGTTCTGTTATTCATcataattaaataacttaaaaatcAGTGTTTGAGAGAATtgttggtaaaaaaaaatatttatatttttaggtTTATTTGGATTGTGAACAGAGTGTTTTGTAATCACATATTTATATTAACTTATAATCAATAGTATGagtaaataattgaaatatcTCTCATCCACCTATTTTACAGATAATAATATAGATCACTTTTGTCAATTTAACCCATTTAATAATAAGTCagtttaaattagtttatatttatttaatttagttaatgacAGGAGATGAAAGTTTACTCCAAATGTatgttaacttttttatttgccctattaataaaagataaaattgtgcGAGTTTGAATAGGTTAATTTTCCACtttcatgaataaaaaaaaatatcaacaaaagataattaaaacCTCATTGTTATTAAGTTTAATGTTGGAGATTCCACGTCGACTAGATATTAGAGCCTTTCAtggtatataagtgggtgcaaacctcaatctcatgagacggttttatggggttgagttaggtttaaagtccacttctaatatggtatcagagccatttttaTCATGCCGTgatatttaatatgataaatgtataataaaataataaccgACTTATTCTTCTAGTTATGTTAaagatgaatattttttttgaaacaaCAGACTTAGATATATATAGGTAAACCATGATTTtagaatattatatttaaaataattaatagtaacaaattcaaatttcaacatTAAACTTTTTTGACTattcattaataaaagaaacaaatcttGTACTTCGAAATAGAAacgatattatattttaaagaataataattGTTGCATGAAACAAAATTAGTGTGTGAATCCACCGTAATcacttttactattttttttcatattctaaaatacaattagaatattaaatgtgtatataaaagataataatttCTATCTTCTATCTTTTATCTACTTCTTCCATGTTTCATATGAATGAAGAACATTCCACAATCCAAAGGCACCTTTATAGATATAGCTACACAGTCACAGTCACAATGACGAAAGAAACATAGCAGAAACTTCAGCAATGGTGAACTCAACCGTTGTTCTTGTTCTCTCAATCTTCTTGTCTCTCTTTATCTCCCATTACGCCTTCATGCCATGGTACACCATCCGCAATACCATCCCCGTGCGCAAGACGTTCACCGCCATGGCACGTGCGGCGTG
This region includes:
- the LOC137836596 gene encoding 18.1 kDa class I heat shock protein-like gives rise to the protein MANSTTLVILSIFLSLFISHYGCCMPRYRFTPWSTFRHAIFPSRDTPAHVVHVPFDAPSVGNTFAAMVRADWRETGAALVMVLDIPGVKRSDVRVEMEENRVMRISGERREEEEEEGEKWHMAERTNGIFSRRFRMPANADLEKVTATVEDGVLRVTVAKKVAEKRT